TTATCAATCTCCTCAGATTTTGCAGATAGTAAAATCACTGGCAAATTTTTTGTATCTTTATTAAATCGAATCTCTTTTAAAACTTCATATCCGTCCTTGTCACTCATCATAATATCGAGTATAACAAGGTCAACTTTATTATGCTTTAAAATCTCAAGTGCTAATATGCCACTATCTGCTTCAAATGTATTATATCCTTCTTTTCTAAGATTAAATTTAAGAAGCTCAAGAATATGCTGCTCATCATCAACTATTAAAATATTCTTCATTTACCTTCTCACCATCCTCAAGATTGCCACCATACTTCCCAATTTCTCTGGTCTGTTTAGGTCTCTTCTGTACGAAAAGAATAGGTCTGCATCTTCATATGTGCACATATCGCAGGATATTATCTGACAGCTCTCAATACCATTCTTTTTCAAGTCAATCATTATTGCTTTTTTCAAATCGATAAAAAAACTCTCTTTAGACTCCAAACAAACCTCATCTCCAAACTCTCTCAAAAACATCTCGTAAACATCTTTACCCACCTCAAAATGTCTTTTACATATCCCTGGACCAATCGCCACAAGTAAATCTTCAGCTGAAGATAAAAATTTCTTCTTTAGAATCTGGAGAGCATTTTCGGTTATATGCTGCAAAGTCCCTCTCCAACCAGAATGAATCAGAGAAATTACTCTTGTCTTTGTATCGACAATATAAACAGGAAAACAATCAGCATGCATTGTTATAAGTGCAATTCCATGGACATTTGTTACAAGTCCGTCAGCCTCTACCTCTTGATTATATTCAAAAAAGTCAAATCCTCTTTCTACAATTATTATATCATTTTTATGCACCTGTTTTGCATAGAAAATATTTCTATGGTCTATTTTTAAAGCCTCAAAAAGAATGCGAAAGTTTTTGTCCACTTCATCTTTCTGTGCAGTCCATTTATAGCTCAGATTGAAACTATCGTGTCCACAACCCTTTCGTGTTGTAAAAAAACCCTCTATACCATAATCTTCAAATTCACTTATTCTAAATATCTCTATCCCATTTATATTCTCTTTTACAAATCCCATCTTTCCCCTCCAGTCAAAAATTTAAAAAAAACAGCAACCCTTCTTTCAGGGTTGCTTTAACTTTTCTTGGGTACCTTTTCCCAGTCTTTCAAGAATCTTTCGATACCAACATCGGTCAGAGCATGTTTTGTCATCTGCTCTAAAACTTTAAACGGCACTGTTGCTATATGAGCACCTGCTTTTGCAGCTTCAATAACATGTATAGGATGTCTTATACTTGCTGCAATTATCTCTGTTTTAATGTCAGGATAGTTCTTGAATATTTGTACAATCTCCTTTATAAGCTCTATACCATTTTGCCCAATATCGTCAAGTCTTCCCACAAATGGTGATACATAAGTTGCTCCAGCTTTTGCCGCTAAAAGTGCTTGAGCTGCTGAGAAGATGAGTGTAACATTTGTCTTAATACCTTCTTTCGAAAGAACTGACACAGCTTTGAGCCCCTCTGCAGTCATTGGAATTTTAATAACTATATTTTTATGAATCTTTGCTAAATCTCTTGCCTCTTCAATCATACCTTCTGCTTTAAGAGAAATTACCTCTGCAGAGATTGGACCATCTACAATTGAACAAATCTCATTAACTACTTCTTTGAAATCTCTGCCCTCTTTCGCAATCAAAGACGGATTTGTAGTAACACCACAAATTATTCCCCAAGAATGAGCTTCTCTTATCTCATTCACATTTGCAGTATCAATAAAAAGTTTCATTTCTGACAACACCTCTTTCTTTTAATTTTCTTCGTATTAATATTTTATAGCAATTGCTGTATAATTACAACCTACTTAACATGCTTTTCAGAAAACCTCTTGCTGCCCCTACAAGATATAAAGAACCACAAATTATGACTGCATCATCTTCATTACACAAACCTAATGCATATTTAATTGCTTCTCTGAAATCTGGTACAAACTCAACACCACACTTATGCGAAATTTCAAGAGCTTCTTTTTCAGAAAAAGCTCTCTTTTGGGAAGGAACAAGAGTAAATATAACCCTTTGCGCCACACTCTTTATCAACGAAATCATCTTTTCATATTCTTTGTCCTTTAAAATTCCTACAACAGCCACAATCTTCTTATCATTTAAGTATATTTTGCAGTTTTCTACAAGCACTTTCATCCCATCTACATTGTGCGCACCATCTAATACAACCAAAGGTGTATCTATCAAAACCTCAAACCGACCGTTCCAGCGAGCATTCAATAGCCCTTTTATTAACGCTTCAGTTTTTATGTCATATTTTTCTTTCAAACATTCATACACATAAACACAATTTAGAGCATTTTCTACCTGATGTGTGCCAAGTAGCTTAATCTCAAGATTTTTATAAATTCCTTTTGGAGTAACACAATCAAAAACAATTCCTTCCAGTGTGCTCTTCAATACATGATAATTTCTTTCTACCTCGATTAGCTGAGCATTTTGCTCCTTGCACACTTTCGAAATAACCTCTTTTACCTCTTCATATCGCTGAAGTGCCAGTATTACTTTGGTATTTTGCTTTATTATTCCTGCCTTCTCGAAAGCAATTTTTTCAATTGTTGAACCTAAAATGTCCATATGATCAAAACCTATTGATGTAATTACGCAAATTTCAGGGTTTTCTACTACATTAGTTGCATCAAATCTTCCACCAAGTCCAACCTCAAGAACAACAAAGTCTACATTTTTTCTTTTAAAAAACTCAAAACCAATGGCAGTTACAACCTCAAACTCTGTGGGATGTGAAAAACCTTGTCTTATCAACTCTTCAATTCTTTCTTTTACAAACTCTGTAATACTGGCAAGTTCTTGATTGTCTATTGGTTGATTGTTGAGTTTTATCCTCTCGTTAAAAGATTCAAGAAAGGGTGAGGTATAAAGCCCCACCCTAAAGCCTGCCTCAATCAACATCTGATTTATAAAAGCACATGTGGAACCTTTCCCATTCGTGCCCGCAACGTGAATAACCTTTAACCCTTTTTGAGGATTACCCATAAACTCAAGAAGTTTTGTTATATTCTCAAGACCAAGCTTTGTACCAAATTTATAGGTTGAATGAATAAAATCTAAAGCTTGTTCATAAGTCATGGGCATCCTTAACATCACCTGAGACTTTCTA
The sequence above is drawn from the Caldicellulosiruptor bescii DSM 6725 genome and encodes:
- a CDS encoding bifunctional folylpolyglutamate synthase/dihydrofolate synthase; the protein is MTYEQALDFIHSTYKFGTKLGLENITKLLEFMGNPQKGLKVIHVAGTNGKGSTCAFINQMLIEAGFRVGLYTSPFLESFNERIKLNNQPIDNQELASITEFVKERIEELIRQGFSHPTEFEVVTAIGFEFFKRKNVDFVVLEVGLGGRFDATNVVENPEICVITSIGFDHMDILGSTIEKIAFEKAGIIKQNTKVILALQRYEEVKEVISKVCKEQNAQLIEVERNYHVLKSTLEGIVFDCVTPKGIYKNLEIKLLGTHQVENALNCVYVYECLKEKYDIKTEALIKGLLNARWNGRFEVLIDTPLVVLDGAHNVDGMKVLVENCKIYLNDKKIVAVVGILKDKEYEKMISLIKSVAQRVIFTLVPSQKRAFSEKEALEISHKCGVEFVPDFREAIKYALGLCNEDDAVIICGSLYLVGAARGFLKSMLSRL
- the fsa gene encoding fructose-6-phosphate aldolase: MKLFIDTANVNEIREAHSWGIICGVTTNPSLIAKEGRDFKEVVNEICSIVDGPISAEVISLKAEGMIEEARDLAKIHKNIVIKIPMTAEGLKAVSVLSKEGIKTNVTLIFSAAQALLAAKAGATYVSPFVGRLDDIGQNGIELIKEIVQIFKNYPDIKTEIIAASIRHPIHVIEAAKAGAHIATVPFKVLEQMTKHALTDVGIERFLKDWEKVPKKS
- the pgeF gene encoding peptidoglycan editing factor PgeF; the encoded protein is MGFVKENINGIEIFRISEFEDYGIEGFFTTRKGCGHDSFNLSYKWTAQKDEVDKNFRILFEALKIDHRNIFYAKQVHKNDIIIVERGFDFFEYNQEVEADGLVTNVHGIALITMHADCFPVYIVDTKTRVISLIHSGWRGTLQHITENALQILKKKFLSSAEDLLVAIGPGICKRHFEVGKDVYEMFLREFGDEVCLESKESFFIDLKKAIMIDLKKNGIESCQIISCDMCTYEDADLFFSYRRDLNRPEKLGSMVAILRMVRR